The DNA segment TCTCGTCCAGTCCCAGTCGGTGTTGATCGGACTCGCCGAGTGTGGCCCCGAACACCTCCTGATCGCCCTGGAGCGCCTCGACCCCGAGCAGGGTATAGACCGGCAGCTTCGGCATCCAGGTGAGCTGCACGCCCGTGTCCTGGAGTCCGTGATCCCCGAGCAGATTCAGATAGGCCAGATTCTGGTCGACGAAGTCCCAGGCGTGCGGATGCTGATTGTTGGCATACCCGAAGTCGCTCAGGAACTTGCCGGCCTTGACGCGCAGGCCGTGAGGCAGGCCGCGGGTCTGCAACCAGGCTTCCTCCAGATGCACATCGCCATCGCCGAGGATGGCGAGATAGGTCGCCGCATCGAAATAGGGATCGACCGTGGCGCTGAAAGACAGCTCGGCCTCGCTGAAGTTGAAGCCGTTGTTCAGTTCGCCATGACTGTGGCCGTGATCCGCGTCCTGATCGTGGTCATGATCATGCGCCAGACCGCCCGAGGGTTGTAGCGTCTGACCGACCAGCGCCGCACCCGAGCCGTCGACGCCATCGTTGTAATAGTTGCCGTTGAGGATCACCGAGATCTGCGGATTGAAGGCCGTGCCTGAACTGAGCGCGCCCCGGAAGTCGGGGAGGCGCGGTGCGGTGGATGTCGTTGCGGCATTAGCGGCCGGTGCGGAGGCGCCCACGCTCGGAGCGCGCATCGGCTGGGAGATTGACGGAGCGGTCGCGGCTGGAGTAGCCGATGCAGGCGCACGCGCCGACTGGCGCTCGGCCTGGGCAAGCCGATCCTCCAGATCCTGGATACGGCGCTCGTACTGGCTGCGCATCTGTTCGAGCATGGATCTGAGTTCGGCGATTTCGGCCTCGCCGGCGGCCTGAACGGCGGCGGCCGGCGCGGTCAGGGCCGTGGCCAGACCGGCGGCTAGGATCGATGGGCGCATGAGTGGAACTCCTGCCGAGATGTGTGTCGATGAATGGGCGTCACGAATGTTATGAAATAACATTTTCAGGAACAACCCCATTCAAGGCCGCCCATCCGGTCAGGTTGCCAGTGGCCTCGACCATGCGTAGCATCCGCGCCTGCAAATGCCGTTTTTACAACCAGAGGTTTCCAGTGGCCAGTCAGGCAGTCCGCGAGTCCATCCAGGGCCAACCCTTCAACGACGTTCTCAACGAATTACACGCCCACACCTTCTCAGGCGCACCTGGAGAGTCCGACCCCTTCACCCTCAGCGAGCTCGACCGCGAGTTCATCGCCTATGCACTGGCGATCTACTATCAGTGCGACCACTGCCAGCACTACCACGGGCGCGTGATCGAGCGCCTGCGCAAAGAGGCCGACGCCAAACCCTGGAACTGGCAGGCTGAGTTCGTCAAGATCGTGCTCTTCCTGCGCACCAGCCGTTCGAGCGTCTCGGAGATCGAGTGGCAGGGCTGGGTCGAGGCCTGGCGCCGCTTCGCCACCCGGCTGCACTATCGTCATCCGGGGTTAGCATGCAGCATCGCCTATGCGATCGGGATCGCGCGCGCCGACGAGACACTGATGGATCTGGCCTTCGAGTCGCTGACCAAGCAGTATCCGGATGGCCGGACGCTGGTGGGCGTGATCCGCGACATCGACCGAGTGGTGGTCTTCATGAAGGCCGCGACCTCGAAGAACCGCACCGACCCCATCGTCCGGCGCCAGCTCAAGACCTGCGGCGTTCAGATCTAAACCGGTCTCGCCAAACCGCGTCGCGCCGGCGGCTGACTGCCGGTACCGGCGCGTTTCGAGCTCTATTCTCTCGTGTTCGACCCTGGCGATTCCGAGCCTGAAGCTCGTTTGTTTTTCGGCTTTTTTCTGCTATAAGCAACACGAAGAGTTTCTTTCAGCCGGATTTTCAAATGGCGATGGGTGAATCAGCACAAGAGATCCTGAGCCGCGTCTTCGGCTACGACCGCTTTCGCGGCGCCCAGGCCGAGATCATCGAGCATGTGATTTCCGGCGGGGATGCCCTGGTGCTGATGCCCACCGGCGGCGGCAAGTCGCTCTGCTATCAGATCCCGGCCCTGATCCGGCCCGGAACCGCGATCGTGGTCTCGCCCCTGATCGCGCTCATGCAGGATCAGGTCGAGGCGCTGCGTCAGCTCGGTGTGCACGCGGCCTTCCTGAACTCCTCACTCGATCTCGACGAGGCGCGGGCCGTCGAGCGCGCGTTGCGCAACGGGTCGCTGGATCTGCTCTATGTCGCCCCCGAGCGCCTGCTGACCGAGCGCTGTCTGTCCCTGCTGGACTCGATCGAGATCGCGCTCTTCGCCATCGACGAGGCGCACTGCGTCTCGCAATGGGGCCACGACTTCCGGCCCGAATACATCCAGCTCGAGTGCTTGCAGAAACGCTGGCCCCAGGTGCCGCGCATCGCGCTCACCGCCACCGCCGACGCTCCGACCCGCAACGAGATCGTCGCCCGGCTGCGGCTGGAGTCGGCGCGCCGATTCGTCTCCAGCTTCGACCGGCCCAACATCCGCTATCGCATCGTCGAGAAGACCAATCCGCGCCGGCAACTGCTCGACTTCCTGCGTCGCGAGCATCCGGAGAGCGCCGGTATCGTTTACTGTCTCTCGCGCCGCCGGGTCGAGGAGACGGCGCTCCATCTCCAGGAACGGGGTTTCCGGGCGCTGCCCTATCACGCCGGTCTGCCCGCCGAGATGCGCCGCGAGCATCAGGCCCGCTTCCTGCGCGAGGACGGGCTGATCATGGTCGCCACCATCGCCTTCGGCATGGGCATCGACAAGCCGGACGTGCGCTTCGTCGCCCATCTGGATCTGCCCAAGAGTCCGGAGTCCTATTATCAGGAGACCGGACGCGCCGGACGCGACGGTCTGCCGGCCGATGCCTGGATGGCCTATGGCCTGAGCGACCTGGTGACCTTGCGCCGTCTGATCGAGGAGTCCGAGGCCGAGGAGCGCTTCAAGCGCATCGAGATGCACAAGCTCGACGCCATGCTCGGGCTGTGCGAGACGACCAACTGCCGCCGTCAGGTGCTGCTGAACTATTTCGGCGAGCCTCTGGAACGCCCCTGCGGCAACTGCGACACCTGTCTGGAGCCGGTCGAGACCTGGGATGGTACGGAAGCCGCACGCAAGGCACTGTCCTGCATCTATCGCACCGGACAGCGCTTCGGCAGCGCCTATCTGGCCGATGTGCTGCTCGGCAAGTCCAACGACCGTATCCGTCGCTTCGGTCATGATCGGGTCAGCACCTTCGGTATCGGTCAGAGCGTCGACGGACGTCCGATGACGGCCGATCAGTGGCGTTCGGTCTATCGCCAACTGGTGGCCGCCGGGCTGGTCTCGGTGGACGTCGAGGGGCATGGCTCGCTGCGGCTGACCGAGGCCGGTCGCCCGCTGCTGCGCGGTGAGTGCGGCATCCAACTGAGGCGCGATCCGGAACGCAAGCGTGGAGGTGACCGGACGCGCGCGCCCCGCGTCGCCGCGCCGAGCGATCCCGAGGCCGCCGATCTCTGGCAGGCGCTGCGCGCGCATCGCTTCGCGCTGGCCCAGGAGCAGGACGTGCCGGCCTACATCATCTTTAATGACGCGACCCTGCGCGCGATGCTGGAGCGGCGACCGCGCACGCTCATCGAGATGGGGCGGCTCACGGGCGTCGGCGAGACCAAGCTGGCGCGGTTCGGGGAGGGGTTTCTGCGTGTGATCGCCGAGCATGAGGCCCGTCAGGGCGGCCGGCCGGTGTCGCGAGCTGTGGGTGAGTGAGGTTGGTGCAGGGACCGCGAGGGCCGGTTTGCCCTCGCCGTCGCGGGATGCCTAGACCCGACGCGCGTCCATCATGCGCTCGATGATGGGCTGCAGGATGATCTCCATCGCAAAGCCCATCTTGCCGCCCGGCACCACCATGGAGTTGCGCCGCGACATGAAGGAGTCGTGGATCATCGACAGCAGATAGGGGAAGTCGATCTGGAGCTTGCGCGGATCCCTGAAGCGGATGATGACGAAGCTCTCGTCCGGCGTCGGGATGTCGCGGGCGATGAAGGGATTGGAGGTGTCGACCGTGGGCACGCGCTGGAAGTTGATGTCGGTCAGCGAGAACTGCGGCGTGATGTAGCGGATGTAGTCCGGCATCCGGCGCATGATGGTGTCGACGATGGCCTCGGCCGAATAGCCGCGCTCGAGGTTGTCGCGGTGGATCTTCTGGATCCATTCCAGGTTGACGATCGGCACCACGCCGACGCCCAGATCCACGTGCTGGGCGACGTTGCTGTCCTCGGTGACGACCAGACCGTGCAGACCCTCGTAGAAGAGCAGATCGGTACCGGCCGGCAGATCCTCCCAGGGCGTGAACTCGCCGGGATTGAGCGAGGTTCCGAGCCGGGCGTTGAGCTGGCGGGCTTCCTCGTCGCTGTGGATGTAGTAACGCTTCTTGCCGCAGCCGGTCTCGCCGTATTCGCGGAAGAGCTCTTCGAGCAGGTCGAAGCGGTTGGCTAAAGGTCCGAAGTGGCTGAGACTCTCGCCGCGCTGGGCGGCGGCGGTCATCTCGGCCTTCATGGTGGCGCGGTCGTAGCGATGGAAGCTGTCGCCCTCGATCACCGCCGCGCTGATATTGTCGCGATGGAAGATGTGCTCGAAGGCGCGCTTGACGGTCGTGGTGCCGGCGCCGGACGAGCCGGTGACGGCGACGATCGGATGCTTCTTGGACATGAGGTTCTCTCCCCGTTCTCTTTCGTTATTCGGATGTTCGAGGCGGTATATCCGCCCTGGGCTTCAGCGGTCAAGTCGTTTGACATGATTCGCTAATATACCATGAACCCCGGCGAGCGATCGCCGGATGCGATGGCCCCGGAGGGGCCGGGAGGCCGAGAAATGGCGGTACTCGAATCGACGCTGGAACGGCGTACCGGCGCCTCGGGTCGGGCGGCGGGTCTCAGGGTAAATCCGGAACTCCAGTCGGGCACGGTGCGCCTCCAGGCCGATGAGTCGACCACGCGCCGCTTCGGCGGCACCGGATTGGGGATCACCATTGCGCGCGAACTGGCCGTGCTCATGGGCGGCGCCATCGAGGTCGAGAGCGAGGAGGGACGGGGCAGTCTGTTCCGGGTACGTCTGCCGCTGCTCGACGAACTCCCGTCCGCCGTGGCCGAGGAACCCGCTGCCTACAGGGTCGAAACGATACCGAACGACTGGCGCACACCCTATGCTGGACCGAAGATTCGGGTTCTGGTGGCCGATCCTGGCCCTGACCGCCAATGCCTCGGAAGACGTGCGACACGCCTGTCTGGCCGCCGGCATGAACGGCTTCCTCGCCAAGCCGGTCAAGCCGGACGAGCTGTGGGGCACGATCGAGCGCCTTGGAGCGCTGGACGATACGGGGGAGGGGACTCAGATTGGCCCGGCTGGCTGGCCCTGGGCCGCCGGGATGCCTGAGTCCGTCACACGCTGAGTCCGGTGGATCAGGCCGACGAAACGGCCGGTCGCGCCGCCTGCGCGGCCCGTGCCGCCGCCCGGCGCTTGGCGCGCCGGTCGATGAGGTTCTTGAGCGCGATCATCAAGCCCAGCCCGATGAAGGCGCCGGGCGGCAGGATGGCGATCAGGGCGCCCTGGAAGTCCGCGCCCAGGCTCAGCGAGATCGCCTTGGCCCAGTCGCCGAGCAGCAGGTCGGCCTGATGGAACAGCGTTCCCTGACCGACGAACTCGCGCAGACCGCCGAGCGTGGTCAGTACCAGGGTCGCGCCCAGACCCACGGCCAGCCCGTCGAGCAGGGCGCGATCGACCCGGTTCTTGGAGGCGAACGCCTCGGCCCGGCCGATGATCATGCAGTTGACCACGATCAACGAGATGAACAGCCCCAGCACCTGGTACAGGTCATAGAAGAACGCCTGCATGACCAGCTCGACCAGGGTGACGAAGGAGGCGATGACCAGGACGAACACCGGGATGCGGATCTCGGGCCGCACCAGATTGCGCACCAGGGAGACCGTGCCGTTGGAACAGACGATGACCGCCGTGGTCGCCAGACCCATGCCGAGTCCGTTGGTGGCCGAGGTCGTGGTCGCCAGCAGCGGACAGAGTCCGAGCAGCGCCACTAGTGACTGGTTGTTGCTCCAGACTCCGCTACTGAGGATGTGTCCGTAGGATTGGGGTGCCGACATCAGCCTCGACCTCCCTCGACCTTCGCCGTTTCAGTTTCGACCGGCTGGTAGAGCGCCTCGCCCTGTTGCCGGACATAGAGCAGGGTGTCGCGCACGGCTTTGACGATCGAACGCGGCGTGATGGTGGCGCCCGTGAACTGATCGAACTCACCGCCGTCGCGTTTCACGCCCCATTTCTCCAGCGGCGGATTGGTCAGCGACTTGCCGGTGAACTCCAGCACCCAGTCCGACTTGGCCTCCTCGATCTTGTCGCCCAGTCCGGGCGTCTCGTGATGCGAGACCACGCGCACCCCGCCCAGGGTACCGTCGTGCAGCACCGAGACCAGCAGCTTGATCGGACCGGCATAGCCGTCCGGAACCTCGGGTTCGAGCACCACGGCGACCGGGGATTCGTCGTGGCGCGCGCGATAGACCTGGGTGGAGTCGGCGCCGAGCAGGTCGCGGGCGCTGACCCGGAGGCTGTCCTGGAGCGGGTCGTTGTTGATCTGCTCAACCGGCAGGATGGTGTCGAGCTTGCGCTTCATCGCCTGATACTGGTTGTCGGCGATGCGCTCGCCGACCGAGCCGTGAGTGACGGCGACCAGCGAGACCCCGCCGATGGCGAAGGCGCCGAGCACGCCGCCGGACAGCAGGATGGATTTGGCCTTGGTCATCATGTGCGTGCGCTCCCATGTCCAAAGACGCGAGGTTGGGTGTAGTAATCGATGGTCGGGGCGGCGATGTTCATCAGCAAGACCGCGAAGGCCACCGCATCCGGATAGCCGCCCCAGGAGCGGATCACATAGACGATGAGGCCGATGCCGGCGCCGAAGACGAGCTGACCCTTCTTGGTGGTGCAGGCCGTCACCGGGTCGGTGGCGATGAAGAAGGCCCCGAGCATGGCCGCGCCGCTGAACAGATGGAACAGCGGCGTCGGGTGCGTCTGCGGATCGATGGTCCAGAACAGGGCGGCCGCCGCCGTCAGGCCCAGCAGCATCGACACCGGGATGTGCCAGGTGATGATCCGCCGCCACAGCAGATAGACGCCGCCGAGCAGGAACGCCACCCCGACCCATTCCCAGCCGCGTCCGCCGAGCCAGCCCCAGGTCCGGCTCCGGCCGATCTGGTCGAGGGTCTGGCCCAGGTCGAGCTTGCCGCGCATCTCGTCGAGCGGCGTGGCCGAGGACAGGGCATCCCATTCCAGACCGGTCGGCAGGGCGCCGTTCAGGATCAGTTGCAGCGACTCCATGAAGCTCAGCGGATGCTCGGCCAGTCCGGCGGGCGCCAGCCAGGTGGTCATGGCCACCGGATAGGAAACCAGCAGGAACACATAGGCCGCCATCGCCGGATTGAAGGGGTTGTAGCCCAGACCGCCATAGAGCTGCTTGACCAGCACGATGGCGAACAGCATCCCGAGCAGGGTCAGCCACCAGGGCAGCGTCGGCGAGACCGAGAGCGCGAAGAGCACCGCCGTCACCACGGCGCTCAGGTCACGCAGCGCGATCAGGGGCGAGCGTCCGCGCAGGAGCATCACGGCGGTTTCGGCGACCACGGCGAAGGTCACGGCCAGCACGATGTTGATCAGGGTGCCCCAGCCGAAGAACCAAGTCATGACCAGGATGCCGGGGATGAGCGCCAGCAGCACTTCGAGCATGACTCGATCGACACGGTTGACGCGGGGCACATGGGGGGAGGAGATGATGGAATTTTGCATTACACGGAATCCGCAGGGTTGCTCCAGTGTACCTGCTCGACCACGGGCTTTTGGTCAGCGAGCACTTCCAGGAGTGCTTGTATATCAGATACTGCCGCTGACCGATGTCTGAAAAAAGACATAAAAAAACGGCTCAGATGCGATGATCCAAGCCGTTCTGTATGGCGCGCCCGGAAGGATTCGAACCTCCGACCACCTGGTTCGTAGCCAGGTACTCTATCCAGCTGAGCTACGGGCGCTTGATGTTTTGGTTCGTCGATGTTCGGTCAGTTGTGACTGATTTCCGGTCTCGACCAACCGAGACGCGCATTGTCGAGAAATACAGAGAGCCTGTCAACACCCCATCGCTTATTTTTTGTCTCAAGGCGCCAGTCGTTCGATCCTCCATCCGCCATCGTCCCGCTGGACATAGCGAAACCGGTCGTGCAGCCGACTCTCGCGCCCCTGCCAGAACTCGATCATGTCCGGCACGACCCGATAGCCGCCCCAGAAGTCGGGCAGGGGGATCTCGCCCTGGGAGAAGCGACGCGCCATCTCGGCGACCTTCATCTCCAGCAGCGAGCGCGTGCCGATGACCTGGCTCTGGGGCGAGGCCCAGGCGCCGATCTGGCTACCGCGCGGTCGGGTGGTGAAATAGGCCAGCGACTCAGCCGTCGAGATGCGCTCGGCGCGTCCGCTGATCTGGACCTGTCGCGCCAGCGCCACCCAGGGGAACAGCATGGCCACCTGCGGATTGGCCTCGATCTCACGCGCCTTGCGGCTCTCGTAGTTGGTGAAGAAGACGAAACCGCGCGCGTCGTAGAGCTTGAGCAGCACGGTGCGCGCCGAGGGTCGGCCCCGAGCGTCGACGGTGCAGAGCGTCAGACTGTTCGGCTCAGGGAGATCTGTCCGGATGGCCAGATCATACCAGTCCTGGAACTGCCGGATCGGATCGGGATCGAGTTCGGAGCGCGCAAGACCATGCTCCATCAGCTCGCGTCTCAAGGTCTCGGGATTCGCGTTCATCACCCCTCCGACCACCGGCTGAAGCGGCGTCGTCCGCCGCCGGACATGAACGCAACGCGCGCTCGTTCGCCGGGCGAATCCAAGCGCAAAGAAGTGGTGTCGAAATTCCTCATTGAAAATTATCAATCCAAATAGAGAAAATTAGAATAATTGACTCGCCAAATGCTGACGGTTTCGGTAGGTTTCAAGGTCAAGACCCGGCACAAAGGTCAAACATAGCCTCGCCCAAACCCCTGTCGACCCCGAGTGTCGATCCGGGATCGTCATGAAGCCTTAAGCCTTCATGACGATCCGGGCGAGGCCGGACTTCATAACCGGACAACCACTGAGGAAGCGAGCCGATGAACCGTCAAGATCAGATCCAGACCATCGAACGCGACTGGGCCGAGAATCCACGCTGGACCGACGTCAAGCGCGGCTACAGCGCCGCCGACGTGGTGCGTCTGCGCGGCTCGGTCCAGCCCGAGTACACCTATGCCAAGCTCGGCGCCGAGAAGCTCTGGAAGCTGGTCCGTGGTGGAGCCAAGAAGGGCTATGTCAACTGCATGGGCGCCATCACCGGCGGTCAGGCGATGCAGCAGGCCAAGGCCGGCATCGAGGCCATCTATCTGTCGGGCTGGCAGGTCGCCGCCGACGGCAACACCTCCGAGACCATGTACCCCGACCAGTCGCTCTATGCCTATGACTCGGTCCCGATCATGGTGCGGCGTATCAACAACAGCTTCAAGCGGGCCGACGAGATCCAGTGGTCGCGCGGCATCGGTCCGGGCGACGAGGGCTACATCGACTACTTCCTGCCGATCGTGGCCGATGCCGAGGCCGGTTTCGGCGGCGTGCTCAACGCCTTCGAGCTGATGAAGAACATGATCGCCAACGGCGCCGCCGGTGTCCATTTCGAGGATCAGCTCGCCGCCGTCAAGAAGTGCGGTCACATGGGCGGCAAGGTGCTGGTGCCCACGCGCGAGGCGGTGCAGAAGCTGATCGCGGCGCGTCTGGCCGCCGATGTCATGGGCGTGCCGACCCTGCTGCTGGCGCGTACCGATGCGGAGGCCGCCAACCTGCTCACCAGTGATGTCGACGACAACGACCGTCCCTTCATCACCGGCGCGCGCACCGATGAGGGCTTCTATGTCGTCAAGAACGGTCTGGAGCAGGCCATCAGTCGCGGTCTGGCCTATGCGCCCTATGCCGATCTGGTGTGGTGTGAAACCGGCACGCCGGATCTCGGGTTCGCGCGTGAGTTCGCGCAAGCCGTGCTGGGTGCGAATCCCAACAAGCTGCTCGCCTACAACTGTTCGCCCTCGTTCAACTGGAAAAAGAATCTGGACGATCGCACCATCGCGCGCTTCCAGGACGAGCTGGCCGACATGGGCTACAAGTACCAGTTCATCACGCTCGCCGGCATTCACAGCATGTGGTACAACATGTTCGATCTGGCCTACGACTATGCGCGCGGCGAGGGTATGCGCCACTATGTCGAGAAGGTCCAGGGTCCGGAGTTCGCCGCGCGCGACAAGGGCTATACCTTCGTTTCGCATCAGCAGGAAGTGGGCGCGGGTTACTTCGACGACGTGACCACGGTCATCCAGGGCGGGCAGTCGTCCGTCACGGCGCTCACCGGCTCGACCGAGGAAGAGCAGTTCCACTGAGTTGCGGTCTGACCGGCCTGGGCTGATCCGGGCCGAGTCAAAAGCCGACCAACGAGAACGCGCGAGGGTGGAGATCCTCGCGCGTTTTTGCGTGCGTCGCCGGAACTGCGGTTACTGACAGGCTTCACAGTCGGGGTCGAGGATCGAGCAGGCGCTCGGGGCGGCTGTCGCGGCGGCGGGCGTATCATCGGACGTGTCGCTCGATTTGGCGGTCTGTCGCCCGAGATAGTTGCCGCCGACGGCGCTCAGTCGATTGGCGCGGCCGGTGTCGGCCATCGTGGACTTCTCGACATGGGTCGCGCCCATCGAGCGCAGATAATAGGTCGTCTTCAGTCCGCGCACCCAGGCGAGCTTGTAGAGGTTGTCGAGCTTCTTGCCGCTGGGTTCCTGCATGTAGAGATTGAGGCTCTGGGCCTGATCGAGCCACTTCTGACGGCGGCTGGCGGCCTCGACCAGCCAGCGCGGATCGATCTCGAAGGCGGTGGCATAGAGTTCCTTGAGCTCGTCCGGAATCCGGTCGATGGGCAGGAGCGAGCCGTCGTAATACTTGAGGTCGTTGACCATGACCGCATCCCACAGACCGCGTTCCTTGAGATCGGCGACCAGATAGGGATTGACGACCGTGAACTCGCCCGAGAGGTTGGATTTGACGAACAGGTTCCGGTAGGTCGGCTCGATCGACTGACTGACCCCGACGATGTTGCTGATGGTCGCCGTCGGGGCGATGGCCAGACAGTTGGAGTTGCGCATCCCGACGCTCTTGATCCGCTCGCGCAGGCGATCCCAATCCAGCGTGTGGCTTGAGTCCATCTGGAGATAGCCGCCGCGTCCCTGTTCCAGCAGACGAATGCTGTCGATCGGCAGCACGCCCCGGCTCCACAGCGAGCCGTCGAAGCTCGGATAACGTCCGCGCTCGGCGGCCAGGTCGGCGCTGGCCTCGATGGCGTAATAGCTCAGATATTCGGTGCTCTGATCGGCGAAGGCCACGGCTTCCTGGCTGGCATAGGGGATGCGCAGCCGGTAGAGCGCGTCCTGAAAGCCCATGAGCCCCAGCCCCACCGGACGATGACGCAGGTTCGAGGCGCGCGCCTGGGGGACGTTGTAGAAGTTGTAGTCGATGACGTTGTCGAGCATGCGCATGGCGGTGCGCACGGTCCGGCGCAGGCGCTGGGTGTCGAGTCCCTTGTCGGTGATGTGCGCGGCCAGATTGATCGACCCGAGGTTGCAGACTGCAACCTCTAAGTCATTGGTATGCAAGGTAATTTCTGTATTTTTTGTGATCATTCCGTTGACTGTCCAAGCATGGGTTTCGGACTCGACCGTCAGGCAATAGGCATCCTCATTCGGTAGCTCAACGCAGCGAACGAAAGTAGCCCAGAGCTTTTGGGCATAACCGGGTTTTTCGATGTTGCGCAGATGATGGGCAGCTGCATCCGATTTTTTATTTGCAGCA comes from the Allochromatium tepidum genome and includes:
- a CDS encoding electron transport complex subunit E → MSAPQSYGHILSSGVWSNNQSLVALLGLCPLLATTTSATNGLGMGLATTAVIVCSNGTVSLVRNLVRPEIRIPVFVLVIASFVTLVELVMQAFFYDLYQVLGLFISLIVVNCMIIGRAEAFASKNRVDRALLDGLAVGLGATLVLTTLGGLREFVGQGTLFHQADLLLGDWAKAISLSLGADFQGALIAILPPGAFIGLGLMIALKNLIDRRAKRRAAARAAQAARPAVSSA
- the aceA gene encoding isocitrate lyase, which produces MNRQDQIQTIERDWAENPRWTDVKRGYSAADVVRLRGSVQPEYTYAKLGAEKLWKLVRGGAKKGYVNCMGAITGGQAMQQAKAGIEAIYLSGWQVAADGNTSETMYPDQSLYAYDSVPIMVRRINNSFKRADEIQWSRGIGPGDEGYIDYFLPIVADAEAGFGGVLNAFELMKNMIANGAAGVHFEDQLAAVKKCGHMGGKVLVPTREAVQKLIAARLAADVMGVPTLLLARTDAEAANLLTSDVDDNDRPFITGARTDEGFYVVKNGLEQAISRGLAYAPYADLVWCETGTPDLGFAREFAQAVLGANPNKLLAYNCSPSFNWKKNLDDRTIARFQDELADMGYKYQFITLAGIHSMWYNMFDLAYDYARGEGMRHYVEKVQGPEFAARDKGYTFVSHQQEVGAGYFDDVTTVIQGGQSSVTALTGSTEEEQFH
- a CDS encoding ATP-binding protein → MAVLESTLERRTGASGRAAGLRVNPELQSGTVRLQADESTTRRFGGTGLGITIARELAVLMGGAIEVESEEGRGSLFRVRLPLLDELPSAVAEEPAAYRVETIPNDWRTPYAGPKIRVLVADPGPDRQCLGRRATRLSGRRHERLPRQAGQAGRAVGHDRAPWSAGRYGGGDSDWPGWLALGRRDA
- the pdxH gene encoding pyridoxamine 5'-phosphate oxidase, giving the protein MNANPETLRRELMEHGLARSELDPDPIRQFQDWYDLAIRTDLPEPNSLTLCTVDARGRPSARTVLLKLYDARGFVFFTNYESRKAREIEANPQVAMLFPWVALARQVQISGRAERISTAESLAYFTTRPRGSQIGAWASPQSQVIGTRSLLEMKVAEMARRFSQGEIPLPDFWGGYRVVPDMIEFWQGRESRLHDRFRYVQRDDGGWRIERLAP
- a CDS encoding TonB-dependent receptor, with amino-acid sequence MRPSILAAGLATALTAPAAAVQAAGEAEIAELRSMLEQMRSQYERRIQDLEDRLAQAERQSARAPASATPAATAPSISQPMRAPSVGASAPAANAATTSTAPRLPDFRGALSSGTAFNPQISVILNGNYYNDGVDGSGAALVGQTLQPSGGLAHDHDHDQDADHGHSHGELNNGFNFSEAELSFSATVDPYFDAATYLAILGDGDVHLEEAWLQTRGLPHGLRVKAGKFLSDFGYANNQHPHAWDFVDQNLAYLNLLGDHGLQDTGVQLTWMPKLPVYTLLGVEALQGDQEVFGATLGESDQHRLGLDETKNGPRLWTLFAKVAPDLGLDHALQFGVSYARNTQHQEVHTHTHADEDEIHENALAGEADLWGLDLVYKYDGSGPQGQGDFKFQTEYLRSIKDLDIQSSPHPEIIGSPRTFTTDGFYAQALYGIAPRWTAGVRYDVLGLTNEVSGGMRADYGSSDRWSLNLTWNLSEFSQLRAQYARNDILVAANERERFDAFYLQFLMSLGSHGAHTF
- the rsxD gene encoding electron transport complex subunit RsxD, which encodes MQNSIISSPHVPRVNRVDRVMLEVLLALIPGILVMTWFFGWGTLINIVLAVTFAVVAETAVMLLRGRSPLIALRDLSAVVTAVLFALSVSPTLPWWLTLLGMLFAIVLVKQLYGGLGYNPFNPAMAAYVFLLVSYPVAMTTWLAPAGLAEHPLSFMESLQLILNGALPTGLEWDALSSATPLDEMRGKLDLGQTLDQIGRSRTWGWLGGRGWEWVGVAFLLGGVYLLWRRIITWHIPVSMLLGLTAAAALFWTIDPQTHPTPLFHLFSGAAMLGAFFIATDPVTACTTKKGQLVFGAGIGLIVYVIRSWGGYPDAVAFAVLLMNIAAPTIDYYTQPRVFGHGSART
- the rsxG gene encoding electron transport complex subunit RsxG; amino-acid sequence: MMTKAKSILLSGGVLGAFAIGGVSLVAVTHGSVGERIADNQYQAMKRKLDTILPVEQINNDPLQDSLRVSARDLLGADSTQVYRARHDESPVAVVLEPEVPDGYAGPIKLLVSVLHDGTLGGVRVVSHHETPGLGDKIEEAKSDWVLEFTGKSLTNPPLEKWGVKRDGGEFDQFTGATITPRSIVKAVRDTLLYVRQQGEALYQPVETETAKVEGGRG
- the recQ gene encoding DNA helicase RecQ encodes the protein MGESAQEILSRVFGYDRFRGAQAEIIEHVISGGDALVLMPTGGGKSLCYQIPALIRPGTAIVVSPLIALMQDQVEALRQLGVHAAFLNSSLDLDEARAVERALRNGSLDLLYVAPERLLTERCLSLLDSIEIALFAIDEAHCVSQWGHDFRPEYIQLECLQKRWPQVPRIALTATADAPTRNEIVARLRLESARRFVSSFDRPNIRYRIVEKTNPRRQLLDFLRREHPESAGIVYCLSRRRVEETALHLQERGFRALPYHAGLPAEMRREHQARFLREDGLIMVATIAFGMGIDKPDVRFVAHLDLPKSPESYYQETGRAGRDGLPADAWMAYGLSDLVTLRRLIEESEAEERFKRIEMHKLDAMLGLCETTNCRRQVLLNYFGEPLERPCGNCDTCLEPVETWDGTEAARKALSCIYRTGQRFGSAYLADVLLGKSNDRIRRFGHDRVSTFGIGQSVDGRPMTADQWRSVYRQLVAAGLVSVDVEGHGSLRLTEAGRPLLRGECGIQLRRDPERKRGGDRTRAPRVAAPSDPEAADLWQALRAHRFALAQEQDVPAYIIFNDATLRAMLERRPRTLIEMGRLTGVGETKLARFGEGFLRVIAEHEARQGGRPVSRAVGE
- a CDS encoding phosphoribulokinase translates to MSKKHPIVAVTGSSGAGTTTVKRAFEHIFHRDNISAAVIEGDSFHRYDRATMKAEMTAAAQRGESLSHFGPLANRFDLLEELFREYGETGCGKKRYYIHSDEEARQLNARLGTSLNPGEFTPWEDLPAGTDLLFYEGLHGLVVTEDSNVAQHVDLGVGVVPIVNLEWIQKIHRDNLERGYSAEAIVDTIMRRMPDYIRYITPQFSLTDINFQRVPTVDTSNPFIARDIPTPDESFVIIRFRDPRKLQIDFPYLLSMIHDSFMSRRNSMVVPGGKMGFAMEIILQPIIERMMDARRV